The proteins below come from a single Papaver somniferum cultivar HN1 chromosome 11, ASM357369v1, whole genome shotgun sequence genomic window:
- the LOC113322055 gene encoding potassium transporter 1-like isoform X1, translating to MNARASSVETLENGSFEQNLKRVPIKTVLTLAYQSLGVVYGDLSTSPLYVYKTTFSGKLSLHENDEEVYGVLSFIFWTLTLIPLFKYIFFVLSADDNGEGGTFALYSLLCRHGRLGILPNHQEADERLASYGMDGSADTWQSAMLKSFFAKHPKFRNVLLIFVLLGTCMAIGDGVLTPAISVLSAVSGISVKTTKLHENYIVVISCVILVVLFSLQHHGTHRVSFIFAPIVTAWLLCISGIGIYNIYRWNPKIYHALSPVYMFKFLRTTGIEGWVSLGGVVLSITGSETMFADLGHFSPLSVKVAFSFLVYPCLVLAYMGEAAFLSRNHDDIQRSFYKAIPEPVFWPVFIVATFAAIVGSQAVISATFSMVSQCCALNCFPRVKIVHTSSTIHGQIYIPEINWILMCLCLAVTIGLRDTNMMGHAYGLAVTTVMFVTTCLMCLVIIIVWKQRITTAIAFLIFFGSIELLYISSCIIKIPEGGWIPLSLSFVCMGIMYVWNYGTLKKHQFDMENKVSMKRIVALGPSLGMVRVPGIGLVYTDLATGVPAVFGHFVTNLPAFHQVLVFVCVKSVQVPYVSERERFVVDRVGTKEHGMFRCIVRYGYKDLQQENYDFENRLVSVIIQFVEMEDEQCTSAPMGKSYINNAISNIDSCDVSKLMSSHQNREENMVQSLSDIQVVRPEDDLPKNRFFKEESLQIMRAKESGVAYILGHSYAKAKKSSSFFKRFSINFVFAFLSKNCRGPDVVLNVPYTSLLEVGMIYYV from the exons ATGAATGCAAGAGCTTCTTCTGTAGAAACACTAGAAAATGGGTCTTTTGAACAg AACTTGAAGAGGGTTCCAATCAAAACGGTGCTCACGCTCGCTTACCAGAGTCTTGGAGTGGTTTATGGTGATCTCAGTACATCTCCTCTCTATGTCTACAAAACCACCTTCTCTGGGAAATTGAGCCTACATGAGAATGATGAGGAGGTTTATGGAGTACTATcatttattttttggaccttaACTCTCATACCTCTTTTCAAGTACATATTCTTTGTGCTGTCGGCCGATGACAACGGTGAAG GTGGTACCTTTGCGTTGTACTCCCTCCTCTGCAGACATGGGAGACTTGGGATTCTACCCAACCACCAAGAAGCAGATGAGAGATTGGCATCATATGGGATGGATGGTTCAGCTGACACATGGCAGAGCGCTATGCTGAAATCATTCTTTGCAAAGCATCCAAAGTTCCGTAATGTACTCTTGATCTTTGTACTCTTGGGGACCTGTATGGCAATTGGTGATGGTGTACTTACACCAGCAATCTCAG TTCTTTCGGCTGTTTCAGGAATTTCAGTTAAAACGACAAAACTTCACGAGA ATTACATTGTGGTGATCTCTTGTGTGATTCTAGTGGTTCTTTTCTCCCTTCAGCATCATGGAACACACAGAGTTTCTTTTATATTTGCACCCATTGTTACAGCATGGCTTCTATGTATCAGTGGTATCGGCATATATAATATTTACCGGTGGAACCCAAAAATATACCATGCACTTTCTCCAGTTTACATGTTTAAATTCCTCAGAACCACTGGAATTGAAGGGTGGGTGTCGCTAGGGGGAGTTGTTCTCTCTATTACAG GTTCCGAGACCATGTTTGCTGATTTAGGACATTTTTCCCCTCTATCTGTCAAG GTTGCTTTCTCATTTCTAGTGTATCCTTGCTTGGTTCTTGCTTATATGGGCGAAGCCGCATTTCTTTCCAGAAACCATGATGATATTCAGAGAAGTTTCTATAAAGCAATACCAG AGCCAGTGTTTTGGCCTGTCTTCATAGTGGCCACGTTTGCAGCTATAGTGGGAAGTCAGGCTGTTATATCTGCTACTTTCTCCATGGTTAGCCAGTGTTGTGCACTAAATTGCTTTCCTCGGGTGAAGATCGTTCATACTTCAAGTACGATACACGGGCAGATATATATTCCAGAGATCAACTGGATTCTGATGTGCCTGTGTTTAGCGGTCACTATTGGATTAAGGGACACAAAcatgatgggtcatgcttatg GGCTCGCTGTGACGACtgtgatgtttgtgactacttgcTTGATGTGTTTGGTCATAATAATCGTATGGAAGCAACGGATAACCACTGCTATCGCGTTTCTGATATTCTTCGGTTCAATTGAGCTCTTATACATCTCATCATGCATCATTAAGATCCCGGAAGGTGGGTGGATCCCACTCTCTCTATCTTTCGTCTGTATGGGCATAATGTATGTTTGGAACTATGGAACATTGAAGAAACACCAATTCGACATGGAGAACAAGGTTTCAATGAAAAGAATCGTGGCTTTAGGACCTAGCCTTGGCATGGTCCGAGTCCCAGGCATTGGGCTTGTTTACACCGATCTGGCAACTGGGGTACCGGCCGTTTTCGGACATTTTGTGACAAATTTGCCAGCTTTCCATCAGGTGTTGGTATTTGTGTGTGTTAAATCGGTACAAGTTCCATATGTTAGTGAAAGGGAACGTTTTGTTGTAGACAGGGTAGGCACAAAAGAGCATGGCATGTTCCGGTGTATTGTCAGGTATGGGTACAAAGATTTACAACAAGAGAACTATGATTTCGAAAATAGGCTAGTATCTGTTATAATACAGTTTGTTGAGATGGAAGATGAGCAATGTACGTCCGCTCCAATGGGAAAATCATATATCAACAATGCAATCTCCAACATTGATTCCTGCGATGTTTCAAAGCTCATGTCATCTCATCAAAACCGCGAAGAGAACATGGTGCAGTCTTTATCCGATATTCAAGTGGTCAGACCCGAAGATGATCTTCCAAAGAATCGTTTCTTCAAGGAGGAATCACTGCAGATAATGAGAGCTAAGGAATCTGGAGTGGCTTATATCCTCGGCCATTCTTATGCAAAGGCAAAGAAATCATCATCATTTTTCAAGAGATTTTCCATCAATTTTGTGTTTGCGTTCCTGAGCAAGAATTGCAGGGGACCAGATGTTGTTCTAAATGTGCCTTATACATCTCTACTTGAAGTTGGCATGATCTATTACGTGTAA
- the LOC113322055 gene encoding potassium transporter 1-like isoform X2, whose protein sequence is MGLLNRFGVLNQNLKRVPIKTVLTLAYQSLGVVYGDLSTSPLYVYKTTFSGKLSLHENDEEVYGVLSFIFWTLTLIPLFKYIFFVLSADDNGEGGTFALYSLLCRHGRLGILPNHQEADERLASYGMDGSADTWQSAMLKSFFAKHPKFRNVLLIFVLLGTCMAIGDGVLTPAISVLSAVSGISVKTTKLHENYIVVISCVILVVLFSLQHHGTHRVSFIFAPIVTAWLLCISGIGIYNIYRWNPKIYHALSPVYMFKFLRTTGIEGWVSLGGVVLSITGSETMFADLGHFSPLSVKVAFSFLVYPCLVLAYMGEAAFLSRNHDDIQRSFYKAIPEPVFWPVFIVATFAAIVGSQAVISATFSMVSQCCALNCFPRVKIVHTSSTIHGQIYIPEINWILMCLCLAVTIGLRDTNMMGHAYGLAVTTVMFVTTCLMCLVIIIVWKQRITTAIAFLIFFGSIELLYISSCIIKIPEGGWIPLSLSFVCMGIMYVWNYGTLKKHQFDMENKVSMKRIVALGPSLGMVRVPGIGLVYTDLATGVPAVFGHFVTNLPAFHQVLVFVCVKSVQVPYVSERERFVVDRVGTKEHGMFRCIVRYGYKDLQQENYDFENRLVSVIIQFVEMEDEQCTSAPMGKSYINNAISNIDSCDVSKLMSSHQNREENMVQSLSDIQVVRPEDDLPKNRFFKEESLQIMRAKESGVAYILGHSYAKAKKSSSFFKRFSINFVFAFLSKNCRGPDVVLNVPYTSLLEVGMIYYV, encoded by the exons ATGGGTCTTTTGAACAg ATTTGGTGTCTTGAACCAGAACTTGAAGAGGGTTCCAATCAAAACGGTGCTCACGCTCGCTTACCAGAGTCTTGGAGTGGTTTATGGTGATCTCAGTACATCTCCTCTCTATGTCTACAAAACCACCTTCTCTGGGAAATTGAGCCTACATGAGAATGATGAGGAGGTTTATGGAGTACTATcatttattttttggaccttaACTCTCATACCTCTTTTCAAGTACATATTCTTTGTGCTGTCGGCCGATGACAACGGTGAAG GTGGTACCTTTGCGTTGTACTCCCTCCTCTGCAGACATGGGAGACTTGGGATTCTACCCAACCACCAAGAAGCAGATGAGAGATTGGCATCATATGGGATGGATGGTTCAGCTGACACATGGCAGAGCGCTATGCTGAAATCATTCTTTGCAAAGCATCCAAAGTTCCGTAATGTACTCTTGATCTTTGTACTCTTGGGGACCTGTATGGCAATTGGTGATGGTGTACTTACACCAGCAATCTCAG TTCTTTCGGCTGTTTCAGGAATTTCAGTTAAAACGACAAAACTTCACGAGA ATTACATTGTGGTGATCTCTTGTGTGATTCTAGTGGTTCTTTTCTCCCTTCAGCATCATGGAACACACAGAGTTTCTTTTATATTTGCACCCATTGTTACAGCATGGCTTCTATGTATCAGTGGTATCGGCATATATAATATTTACCGGTGGAACCCAAAAATATACCATGCACTTTCTCCAGTTTACATGTTTAAATTCCTCAGAACCACTGGAATTGAAGGGTGGGTGTCGCTAGGGGGAGTTGTTCTCTCTATTACAG GTTCCGAGACCATGTTTGCTGATTTAGGACATTTTTCCCCTCTATCTGTCAAG GTTGCTTTCTCATTTCTAGTGTATCCTTGCTTGGTTCTTGCTTATATGGGCGAAGCCGCATTTCTTTCCAGAAACCATGATGATATTCAGAGAAGTTTCTATAAAGCAATACCAG AGCCAGTGTTTTGGCCTGTCTTCATAGTGGCCACGTTTGCAGCTATAGTGGGAAGTCAGGCTGTTATATCTGCTACTTTCTCCATGGTTAGCCAGTGTTGTGCACTAAATTGCTTTCCTCGGGTGAAGATCGTTCATACTTCAAGTACGATACACGGGCAGATATATATTCCAGAGATCAACTGGATTCTGATGTGCCTGTGTTTAGCGGTCACTATTGGATTAAGGGACACAAAcatgatgggtcatgcttatg GGCTCGCTGTGACGACtgtgatgtttgtgactacttgcTTGATGTGTTTGGTCATAATAATCGTATGGAAGCAACGGATAACCACTGCTATCGCGTTTCTGATATTCTTCGGTTCAATTGAGCTCTTATACATCTCATCATGCATCATTAAGATCCCGGAAGGTGGGTGGATCCCACTCTCTCTATCTTTCGTCTGTATGGGCATAATGTATGTTTGGAACTATGGAACATTGAAGAAACACCAATTCGACATGGAGAACAAGGTTTCAATGAAAAGAATCGTGGCTTTAGGACCTAGCCTTGGCATGGTCCGAGTCCCAGGCATTGGGCTTGTTTACACCGATCTGGCAACTGGGGTACCGGCCGTTTTCGGACATTTTGTGACAAATTTGCCAGCTTTCCATCAGGTGTTGGTATTTGTGTGTGTTAAATCGGTACAAGTTCCATATGTTAGTGAAAGGGAACGTTTTGTTGTAGACAGGGTAGGCACAAAAGAGCATGGCATGTTCCGGTGTATTGTCAGGTATGGGTACAAAGATTTACAACAAGAGAACTATGATTTCGAAAATAGGCTAGTATCTGTTATAATACAGTTTGTTGAGATGGAAGATGAGCAATGTACGTCCGCTCCAATGGGAAAATCATATATCAACAATGCAATCTCCAACATTGATTCCTGCGATGTTTCAAAGCTCATGTCATCTCATCAAAACCGCGAAGAGAACATGGTGCAGTCTTTATCCGATATTCAAGTGGTCAGACCCGAAGATGATCTTCCAAAGAATCGTTTCTTCAAGGAGGAATCACTGCAGATAATGAGAGCTAAGGAATCTGGAGTGGCTTATATCCTCGGCCATTCTTATGCAAAGGCAAAGAAATCATCATCATTTTTCAAGAGATTTTCCATCAATTTTGTGTTTGCGTTCCTGAGCAAGAATTGCAGGGGACCAGATGTTGTTCTAAATGTGCCTTATACATCTCTACTTGAAGTTGGCATGATCTATTACGTGTAA